In a single window of the Streptacidiphilus sp. P02-A3a genome:
- a CDS encoding protein-tyrosine-phosphatase produces MLYVCTGNVCRSPIAERLTRHELNHRLGSSAGDILVESAGTWGHEGAPMETNAAEILGEYGADPRGFIGRELLDEHVIGADLVLTATLDHRAQVISMGHAAGLRTFTLKEFTRLVRAIDPATLPEASDRPGDVADRARALVRAAAALRGWLLAATPEADEVDDPYGAPLGMFRNCGEEIFDALDPIVTALTGVARVSV; encoded by the coding sequence ATCCTGTACGTCTGTACCGGCAACGTCTGCCGCTCGCCCATCGCCGAGCGGCTGACCCGGCACGAGCTGAACCACCGGCTCGGCAGCAGCGCCGGGGACATCCTGGTGGAGAGCGCGGGCACCTGGGGCCACGAGGGCGCCCCGATGGAGACCAACGCCGCCGAGATCCTCGGCGAGTACGGCGCCGACCCGCGCGGCTTCATCGGTCGGGAACTGCTGGACGAGCACGTCATCGGCGCGGACCTGGTACTGACCGCGACCCTGGACCACCGGGCGCAGGTGATTTCCATGGGCCACGCCGCCGGGCTGCGCACCTTCACTCTCAAGGAGTTCACCCGGCTGGTCCGGGCGATAGACCCGGCCACCCTGCCGGAGGCCTCCGACCGGCCCGGTGACGTGGCCGACCGGGCCCGCGCCCTGGTCCGCGCCGCCGCCGCGCTGCGCGGCTGGCTGCTGGCGGCGACCCCGGAGGCGGACGAGGTGGACGACCCCTACGGCGCGCCGCTGGGCATGTTCCGCAACTGCGGCGAAGAGATCTTCGACGCGCTCGATCCCATCGTCACCGCCCTGACCGGTGTCGCCCGAGTGAGCGTCTAG
- a CDS encoding L-threonylcarbamoyladenylate synthase: MSRRYDCADPTDRATGLREAASAIRRGELVVLPTDTVYGLGADAFKPEAVADLLAAKGRGRHMPSPVLVGSPTTLHGLVSDFSESAWELVDAFWPGGLTLVTRHQPSLRWDLGDSRGTVAIRMPLHPVAIELLNITGPLAVSSANLTGGPSPADCDEAQQQLGDRVSIYLDGGRADHATPSSIVDVTSKVPVLLRAGAVTAAQLREVVPDLVEAGR, from the coding sequence ATGAGCCGCCGCTACGACTGCGCCGATCCGACCGACCGTGCCACCGGACTGCGCGAGGCCGCCTCGGCGATCCGCCGGGGCGAGCTGGTCGTGCTGCCCACCGACACCGTGTACGGGCTGGGCGCGGACGCCTTCAAGCCGGAAGCCGTGGCGGACCTGCTGGCCGCCAAGGGCCGCGGCCGGCACATGCCCTCGCCGGTCCTGGTCGGCTCGCCGACCACGCTGCACGGCCTGGTCAGCGACTTCAGCGAGTCCGCCTGGGAGCTGGTGGACGCCTTCTGGCCGGGCGGCCTGACCCTGGTCACCCGGCACCAGCCGTCGCTGCGCTGGGACCTCGGCGACTCCCGGGGCACCGTCGCCATCCGGATGCCGCTGCACCCCGTCGCCATCGAACTGCTGAACATCACCGGCCCGCTCGCGGTCTCCAGCGCCAACCTCACCGGCGGCCCCTCCCCGGCCGACTGCGACGAGGCCCAGCAGCAGCTCGGCGACCGGGTCTCGATCTACCTCGACGGCGGCCGGGCGGACCACGCCACCCCGTCCAGCATCGTCGACGTCACCAGCAAGGTCCCGGTGCTGCTGCGGGCCGGTGCGGTGACCGCCGCCCAGCTGCGCGAGGTGGTACCCGACCTGGTGGAGGCCGGGAGGTGA
- the prmC gene encoding peptide chain release factor N(5)-glutamine methyltransferase encodes MNLLLAEVAQATQRLAAAGVPSPRFDAEELAAYVHEVKRGELHTVADAEFDARYWEVISRREAREPLQHITGRAFFRYLELQVGPGVFVPRPETESVVGWAIDALRSMDVAEPLVVDLCTGSGAIALALAQEVPRSRVHAVELSDQAYGWARRNVDASPDAPRISLTQGDATKAFADQPELAGRFDLVISNPPYIPLTEWEYVAPEARDHDPELALFSGEDGLDTIRGIERVAARLLRPGGVVVVEHADTQGGLVPWIFREEGGWTDAADHRDLNNRPRFATARRAAP; translated from the coding sequence GTGAACCTGCTGCTCGCCGAGGTGGCCCAGGCCACCCAGCGGTTGGCTGCCGCCGGTGTGCCTTCGCCGCGCTTCGACGCCGAGGAGTTGGCCGCCTACGTGCACGAGGTCAAGCGGGGCGAACTGCACACCGTCGCCGACGCCGAGTTCGACGCCCGCTACTGGGAGGTCATCTCCCGCCGGGAGGCCCGCGAACCGCTCCAGCACATCACCGGCCGGGCCTTCTTCCGCTACCTGGAGCTCCAGGTCGGGCCCGGGGTGTTCGTGCCGCGCCCGGAGACCGAGTCGGTGGTCGGCTGGGCCATAGACGCGCTGCGCTCCATGGACGTCGCCGAGCCGCTGGTGGTGGACCTGTGCACCGGCTCCGGCGCGATCGCGCTGGCGCTGGCGCAGGAGGTCCCGCGCAGCCGGGTGCACGCGGTCGAGCTGTCCGACCAGGCCTACGGCTGGGCCCGCCGGAACGTGGACGCCAGCCCGGACGCGCCCAGGATCAGCCTCACCCAGGGCGACGCCACCAAGGCCTTCGCCGACCAGCCGGAGCTGGCCGGCCGCTTCGACCTGGTGATCAGCAACCCGCCGTACATCCCGCTGACCGAGTGGGAGTACGTCGCCCCCGAGGCCCGCGACCACGACCCGGAGCTGGCGCTGTTCTCCGGCGAGGACGGCCTGGACACCATCAGGGGCATCGAACGGGTCGCCGCGCGGCTGCTGCGGCCCGGTGGGGTGGTCGTCGTCGAGCACGCCGACACCCAGGGCGGCCTGGTGCCGTGGATCTTCCGCGAGGAGGGCGGCTGGACCGACGCCGCCGACCACCGCGACCTCAACAACCGCCCGCGCTTCGCCACCGCCCGCAGGGCAGCGCCGTGA
- the prfA gene encoding peptide chain release factor 1 yields the protein MFEAVEELLSEHAVLEERLAEPGVHADPNEARKLSKRYAELTPITAAYRAWRQTGEDIETARELAADDPDFYAEIKQLEHRRQELTEDLRLLLVPRDPNDDKDVLLEVKAGEGGEESALFAGDLLRMYLRYAEKVGWRTEIIDANESDLGGYKDVQVSVKARGGAEPGHGVWARLKYEGGVHRVQRVPATESQGRIHTSAAGVLVTPEAEEVEVEVNANDLRIDVYRSSGPGGQSVNTTDSAVRITHLPTGIVASCQNEKSQLQNKEQAMRILRSRLLAAAQETADQEASDARRSQVRTVDRSERIRTYNYPENRISDHRTGFKAYNLDQVLSGELDSIIQSAVDADAAARLEAAAQNN from the coding sequence ATGTTCGAGGCAGTCGAGGAGCTCCTGAGCGAGCACGCGGTTCTCGAAGAGCGGCTGGCCGAACCCGGCGTCCACGCCGATCCGAACGAGGCCCGGAAGCTCTCCAAGCGCTACGCCGAGCTGACCCCGATCACCGCCGCGTACCGCGCCTGGCGGCAGACCGGTGAGGACATCGAGACCGCGCGCGAGCTCGCCGCCGACGACCCGGACTTCTACGCCGAGATCAAGCAGCTGGAGCACCGCCGCCAGGAGCTCACCGAGGACCTGCGGCTGCTGCTGGTCCCGCGCGACCCGAACGACGACAAGGACGTCCTGCTGGAGGTCAAGGCGGGGGAGGGCGGCGAGGAGTCCGCACTGTTCGCCGGGGACCTGCTGCGGATGTACCTGCGCTACGCGGAGAAGGTCGGCTGGCGGACCGAGATCATCGACGCCAACGAGTCCGACCTCGGCGGCTACAAGGACGTCCAGGTGTCGGTCAAGGCCCGTGGCGGCGCCGAGCCGGGCCACGGCGTCTGGGCGCGGCTGAAGTACGAGGGCGGCGTGCACCGGGTGCAGCGGGTGCCCGCGACGGAGTCGCAGGGCCGGATCCACACCTCCGCCGCCGGTGTGCTGGTCACCCCGGAGGCCGAGGAGGTCGAGGTCGAGGTCAACGCGAACGACCTGCGGATCGACGTCTACCGCTCGTCCGGCCCCGGCGGGCAGTCGGTCAACACCACCGACTCGGCGGTGCGGATCACCCACCTGCCGACCGGTATCGTCGCCTCCTGCCAGAACGAGAAGAGCCAGCTCCAGAACAAGGAGCAGGCGATGCGGATCCTGCGCTCGCGGCTGCTCGCCGCCGCCCAGGAGACCGCCGACCAGGAGGCCAGCGACGCCCGCCGCAGCCAGGTCCGCACGGTGGACCGGTCGGAGCGGATCCGCACCTACAACTACCCGGAGAACCGGATCTCGGACCACCGGACCGGCTTCAAGGCGTACAACCTGGACCAGGTCCTCAGCGGCGAGCTGGACTCGATCATCCAGTCGGCCGTCGACGCCGACGCCGCCGCCCGGCTCGAAGCCGCGGCCCAGAACAACTGA
- the rpmE gene encoding 50S ribosomal protein L31, whose protein sequence is MKPEIHPTYVVTHVTCTCGNEFTTRSTEPSGVMRAEICSNCHPFYTGKQKIMDTGGRVARFEARFGKKHAAKLG, encoded by the coding sequence TTGAAGCCCGAGATCCACCCGACCTACGTGGTCACCCACGTCACCTGCACGTGCGGCAACGAGTTCACCACTCGCAGCACCGAGCCCTCCGGCGTCATGCGCGCCGAAATCTGCTCGAACTGCCACCCCTTCTACACCGGCAAGCAGAAGATCATGGACACCGGTGGCCGCGTGGCGCGCTTCGAGGCCCGCTTCGGCAAGAAGCACGCCGCGAAGCTGGGCTAG
- a CDS encoding LCP family protein: MTNDDEPNDDQPNSDQPNSDQPGPRPRAGRRILRIAAWSTLAVVLVCAGTAGYLFWRLNHNIRTVDISKALGSDRPAASSTGAMNILVLGSDSRSGANRTLAGGVTDGTARSDTAMLVHVNEAHNRGTVVSIPRDTLVSRPSCTGTGPGTNGTVLPEADGVMFNSAYQVGGPACAVKTVESMTGLRMDHFVELDFSGFAKLIDALGGVTVTTTVPIDDDLSGLHLPAGTHHLDGVDALAFVRTRHGVGDGSDLGRIELQQQMIRSVLTQAEGLDLLGNPARLYDLADTATSSLTTDSDLGSITSLTSFAESLRGINAGNLTSVTMPTTVAPSDPNRLVALDPQAADLWAALAGDLPVPQSVLRLQIANPADSAAPTADTSTPATGTTPTAGTTPAAGTTPTAGTTPTVGTTPAAGTTGTAGATGTPASVASEAAAAVSAAEAAEKSATATH; encoded by the coding sequence GTGACGAACGACGACGAGCCGAACGACGACCAGCCGAACAGTGACCAGCCGAACAGTGACCAGCCGGGACCCCGCCCCCGCGCCGGGCGCCGGATCCTGCGGATCGCCGCCTGGAGCACGCTGGCGGTGGTGCTGGTCTGCGCGGGCACGGCCGGGTACCTGTTCTGGCGGCTCAACCACAACATCAGGACCGTGGACATCTCCAAGGCCCTGGGCAGCGACCGCCCGGCCGCGTCCAGCACCGGTGCGATGAACATCCTGGTACTGGGCTCCGACTCGCGGTCCGGCGCCAACCGCACGCTGGCCGGCGGCGTCACCGACGGCACCGCCCGCTCGGACACCGCGATGCTGGTCCACGTCAACGAGGCGCACAACCGGGGGACCGTGGTCAGCATCCCGAGGGACACCCTGGTCAGCCGCCCCTCCTGCACCGGCACCGGCCCCGGCACCAACGGCACGGTGCTGCCGGAGGCGGACGGGGTGATGTTCAACAGCGCGTACCAGGTCGGCGGCCCGGCCTGCGCGGTGAAGACCGTCGAGTCGATGACCGGGCTGCGGATGGACCACTTCGTCGAGCTGGACTTCTCCGGCTTCGCCAAGCTGATCGACGCGCTCGGCGGGGTCACCGTGACCACCACCGTCCCGATCGACGACGACCTGAGCGGCCTGCACCTGCCCGCCGGGACCCACCACCTGGACGGCGTCGACGCGCTGGCCTTCGTGCGCACCCGGCACGGCGTCGGCGACGGCAGCGACCTGGGCCGGATCGAGCTCCAGCAGCAGATGATCCGCTCGGTGCTGACCCAGGCCGAGGGGCTGGACCTGCTCGGCAACCCGGCCCGGCTGTACGACCTCGCCGACACCGCGACCAGCTCGCTGACCACCGACAGCGACCTGGGCTCGATCACCTCGCTCACCTCCTTCGCGGAGAGCCTGCGGGGCATCAACGCGGGCAACCTCACCTCGGTCACCATGCCGACCACCGTCGCCCCCAGCGACCCCAACCGCCTGGTCGCCCTCGACCCGCAGGCGGCCGACCTGTGGGCGGCGCTGGCGGGGGACCTGCCGGTACCGCAGTCGGTGCTGCGGTTGCAGATCGCCAACCCGGCCGACTCCGCCGCCCCGACCGCCGACACGAGCACCCCCGCGACCGGAACCACCCCGACGGCCGGAACCACCCCGGCTGCCGGAACCACCCCGACTGCCGGAACCACCCCGACAGTCGGAACCACCCCGGCTGCCGGAACCACCGGGACGGCCGGTGCCACTGGCACGCCCGCCTCGGTCGCCTCCGAGGCCGCGGCGGCCGTCTCCGCCGCCGAGGCAGCCGAGAAGTCCGCCACCGCCACCCACTGA
- the rho gene encoding transcription termination factor Rho, with amino-acid sequence MSDTTDLMGARPDADASDADTASAPKRRRTTGTGLNAMVLAELQQLATGLGISGTGRMRKGDLIDAIKAKSGGDPLLAAAEAPAKRAPRATKAAAAAEPAAPAAEPAPAAEPAPARRTARARAAEQQQIDIPVQVAGDAPVAERAPRRSRRATAPATSLTAAPESAAQAAPTAAAPAEASASVATEVRERPATEQGRTEGAEAREGRRERRDRRDRGQDTGAVAAGGSVAAPPAEADGGEGRRDRTGNERGERGERRNRRDRDRDRGNQSQEGQGSRQQGQGSQGQQSQQQSQAGYQEDDEFGGRRRGRYRDRNRRNRRDGFDAPTEQQVNDDDVLIPVAGILDILDNYAFVRTSGYLSGPNDVYVSLAQVRKNGLRKGDAITGAVRQPKDGERREKFNALVRLDSVNGSEPDSGRNRPEFNKLTPLYPQERLRLETDPGVITTRIIDLVTPIGKGQRGLIVAQPKTGKTMIMQAIANAITHNNPECHLMVVLVDERPEEVTDMQRSVKGEVISSTFDRPAEDHTTVAELAIERAKRLVELGHDVVVLLDSITRLGRAYNLAAPTSGRILSGGVDSTALYPPKKFFGAARNIENGGSLTIIATALVDTGSRMDDVIFEEFKGTGNMELKLDRKLADKRIFPAVDVDASSTRKEEILLGAEELAIVWKLRRVLHALDSQQAIELLVDKMKKTSSNAEFLMQIAKTTPGQD; translated from the coding sequence GTGAGCGACACCACCGATCTGATGGGCGCGCGCCCGGACGCTGACGCGTCGGACGCAGACACGGCCTCCGCGCCGAAGCGCCGTCGGACCACGGGCACCGGGCTCAACGCCATGGTGCTCGCTGAGCTCCAGCAGCTCGCAACCGGCCTCGGCATCAGCGGCACAGGCCGGATGCGCAAGGGCGACCTGATCGACGCCATCAAGGCGAAGAGCGGCGGGGACCCGTTGCTCGCCGCCGCCGAGGCCCCCGCCAAGCGGGCGCCGCGCGCGACGAAGGCCGCCGCCGCTGCCGAGCCCGCCGCCCCGGCGGCCGAGCCGGCCCCCGCGGCCGAGCCCGCCCCGGCTCGCCGGACCGCTCGGGCGCGTGCCGCCGAGCAGCAGCAGATCGACATCCCGGTGCAGGTGGCGGGCGACGCCCCGGTCGCCGAGCGGGCTCCCCGCCGCAGCCGCCGGGCCACCGCCCCGGCCACGTCGCTGACGGCCGCTCCGGAGAGCGCGGCGCAGGCCGCGCCGACCGCCGCCGCGCCCGCCGAGGCCTCCGCCTCGGTGGCCACCGAGGTCCGCGAGCGTCCGGCGACGGAGCAGGGCCGGACCGAGGGCGCGGAGGCCCGTGAGGGCCGCCGCGAGCGTCGGGACCGCCGGGACCGCGGGCAGGACACCGGCGCGGTCGCCGCCGGCGGCTCGGTCGCCGCTCCGCCCGCCGAGGCCGACGGTGGCGAGGGCCGCCGGGACCGCACCGGCAACGAGCGCGGTGAGCGCGGCGAGCGGCGCAACCGCCGGGACCGCGACCGCGACCGCGGCAACCAGTCCCAGGAGGGCCAGGGCAGCCGTCAGCAGGGCCAGGGCAGCCAGGGCCAGCAGAGCCAGCAGCAGAGCCAGGCCGGCTACCAGGAGGACGACGAGTTCGGTGGCCGTCGGCGCGGACGCTACCGCGACCGCAACCGCCGCAACCGCCGGGACGGCTTCGACGCCCCGACCGAGCAGCAGGTCAACGACGACGACGTGCTGATCCCGGTGGCGGGGATCCTGGACATCCTGGACAACTACGCCTTCGTGCGGACCTCCGGCTACCTGTCCGGCCCGAACGACGTGTACGTGTCGCTGGCCCAGGTCCGCAAGAACGGCCTGCGCAAGGGTGACGCGATCACCGGCGCGGTGCGCCAGCCCAAGGACGGCGAGCGCCGCGAGAAGTTCAACGCGCTGGTCCGGCTGGACTCGGTGAACGGCAGCGAGCCGGACTCCGGCCGCAACCGTCCCGAATTCAACAAGCTCACCCCGCTGTACCCGCAGGAGCGGCTGCGCCTGGAGACCGACCCGGGGGTCATCACGACCCGGATCATCGACCTGGTCACGCCGATCGGCAAGGGCCAGCGTGGTCTGATCGTCGCCCAGCCGAAGACCGGCAAGACGATGATCATGCAGGCGATCGCCAACGCGATCACCCACAACAACCCCGAGTGCCACCTGATGGTCGTCCTGGTCGACGAGCGTCCGGAAGAGGTCACCGACATGCAGCGGTCGGTCAAGGGCGAGGTCATCTCCTCGACCTTCGACCGCCCGGCCGAGGACCACACCACCGTCGCCGAGCTCGCCATCGAGCGCGCCAAGCGACTGGTGGAGCTGGGCCACGACGTGGTCGTGCTGCTGGACTCGATCACCCGTCTGGGCCGCGCCTACAACCTGGCGGCCCCGACCTCCGGGCGGATCCTGTCCGGTGGTGTCGACTCGACCGCGCTCTACCCGCCGAAGAAGTTCTTCGGCGCGGCGCGCAACATCGAGAACGGCGGCTCGCTGACCATCATCGCCACCGCGCTGGTCGACACCGGCTCGCGGATGGACGACGTGATCTTCGAGGAGTTCAAGGGCACCGGCAACATGGAGCTCAAGCTCGACCGCAAGCTCGCCGACAAGCGGATCTTCCCGGCGGTGGACGTGGACGCGTCCAGCACCCGTAAGGAAGAGATCCTGCTGGGCGCGGAGGAGCTGGCGATCGTCTGGAAGCTGCGCCGGGTGCTGCACGCGCTCGACTCGCAGCAGGCGATCGAGCTGCTGGTGGACAAGATGAAGAAGACCTCCAGCAACGCCGAGTTCCTGATGCAGATCGCGAAGACGACGCCGGGTCAGGACTGA